A stretch of Patagioenas fasciata isolate bPatFas1 chromosome 4, bPatFas1.hap1, whole genome shotgun sequence DNA encodes these proteins:
- the KDR gene encoding vascular endothelial growth factor receptor 2, translating into MELGAARLLAVLLCLAPGLFNSLDQPTLSIQKNVLTITANSTLNITCSGQRPLEWSWPNNQSSAEKRISVTDCSDGPYCKTLILLKVIGNDTGDYRCLYRDNQAATTIYVYVQDYRSPFVTSVSDQLGIVYITKNKTVVVPCLGTISNLNVSLRAKYPEKVFVPDGKSISWNNKKGFTIPSHLINYAGMVFCETKIDDESYQSVIYIVAVVGYRIYDLTMNPHYQVELAVGEKLVLNCTVRTELNVGIDFKWDYPSIKEKRATIRDLKTTTGEVNKFVSTLTIDSVSLSDKGRYTCAASSGRMNMKNSSYFIIHESPFIHLERMENVIETRLGDTVKIPVKFKGYPPPEAKWYKNGKAINTNHTVKLGYTLVITEATEKDVGNYTVVLTNPTNKMQKRYTFTLLVNVPPQIGENALLAPVDSYKYGSTQTLTCTVYAVPPPAAVLWHWQLEEECTFSPQKVRSGANPYACRKWKVISERKGGNQVEIKHQVVTIAGKTKTVSTLVIQSANVSALYRCMATNRAGSSERVISFHVTRGLEINLQPRSQLTEKDNMSLQCTADKFTFEKLSWYKLSAHASQTPFGGLPMPVCKNLNALQKLNATVSNTNSENVTLELILRNISLQDAGDYVCIAQDKKAKTQHCLVKHLTVQEPMAPTLVGNLENQTANIGETVEVSCTANGIPPPNIMWFKDNETLVEDSGIVLKDGNKTLTIRRVRKEDGGLYTCLACNILGCRKAVAFFSVEGAEEKTNLELIILVGTAVIAMFFWLLLVIILRTVKRANGGDMKTGYLSIIMDPDEVPIDEHCERLPYDASKWEFPRDRLKLGKPLGRGAFGQVIEADAFGIDKTATCKTVAVKMLKEGATHSEHRALMSELKILIHIGHHLNVVNLLGACTKPGGPLMVIVEYCKFGNLSAYLRGKRSEFVPYKTKTARFRQGKENYVGDVSADLKRRLDSITSSQSSASSGFVEERSLSDVEEEDAGSEDLCKNPLTMEDLICYSFQVARGMEFLASRKCIHRDLAARNILLSDNNVVKICDFGLARDIYKDPDYVRKGDARLPLKWMAPETIFDRVYTIQSDVWSFGVLLWEIFSLGASPYPGVKIDEEFCRRLKEGTRMRAPDYTTPEMYQTMLDCWHGDPKQRPTFSELVDHLGNLLQANVCQDGKDYVVLPLSVSLNMEEDSGLSLPTSPASCREEEEVCDPKFHYDNTAGISQYRQGSKRKSRPVSVKTFEDVPLVTTVKVVQEENQTDSGMVLASEELKTLEESDKQVKIPFSTLVPSKSNESVMSETSNQTSGYQSGYHSDDMDTTVYSSEETELLCAREASPLPCRAHGIAYEGPVPLPSPPL; encoded by the exons ATGGAGCTCGGTGCGGCGCGGCTGCTGGCGGTCCTGCTGTGCCTGGCTCCCG GTTTATTTAATTCTCTGGATCAGCCAACTCTTAGCATCCAAAAAAATGTCCTCACAATAACTGCAAATAGCACTCTAAATATTACTTGCAG CGGTCAGAGACCACTGGAGTGGTCCTGGCCAAACAACCAGAGCAGTGCTGAGAAGCGTATCTCTGTGACAGACTGCAGTGATGGCCCCTACTGCAAGACACTAATTCTCCTCAAAGTCATCGGCAATGACACAGGGGACTATAGATGCCTTTACAGGGACAACCAGGCAGCTACAACCATTTATGTCTATGTTCAAG ATTACAGATCTCCATTTGTGACTTCAGTTAGTGATCAGCTTGGCATTGTATACATCACTAAGAATAAAACTGTGGTAGTGCCGTGCCTTGGAACCATCTCAAATCTCAATGTATCACTACGTGcg AAATATCCAGAAAAGGTATTTGTGCCTGATGGTAAATCGATTTCGTGGAATAATAAAAAAGGCTTCACTATACCCAGTCATTTAATCAACTATGCGGGCATGGTCTTCTGTGAAACTAAAATAGATGATGAAAGCTATCAGTCCGTGATATACATAGTTGCAGTTGTAG GATACCGAATTTATGACCTGACGATGAACCCTCACTACCAAGTAGAGCTAGCAGTGGGAGAAAAACTGGTTCTCAATTGCACCGTAAGGACGGAGCTGAATGTGGGGATTGATTTTAAATGGGACTACCCTTCCATCAAG GAAAAACGTGCAACCATAAGGGATTTAAAAACCACTACAGGAGAAGTAAATAAGTTTGTAAGCACTCTTACCATCGACAGTGTGTCCTTAAGTGACAAAGGTCGATATACTTGCGCAGCATCCAGTGGCCGTATGAACATGAAAAACAGCAGTTACTTCATTATCCACG aaagtccTTTTATTCACCTGGAGAGAATGGAGAATGTGATTGAGACAAGGTTAGGTGACACAGTGAAAATTCCCGTCAAGTTTAAAGGATATCCTCCACCAGAGGCAAAATG GTATAAAAATGGAAAAGCCATCAACACAAATCATACAGTTAAACTTGGCTACACATTGGTGATCACAGAAGCAACTGAAAAGGATGTTGGGAATTACACTGTTGTCCTTACAAACCCTACTAACAAGATGCAGAAGAGATATACCTTTACCCTGCTTGTGAATG TCCCCCCACAGATCGGCGAGAATGCACTGCTGGCCCCCGTTGACTCCTACAAGTACGGCTCGACGCAGACGCTCACCTGCACTGTCTACGCTGTCCCACCACCCGCTGCCGTCCTCTGGCActggcagctggaggaggagTGCACCTTCAGCCCCCA GAAAGTTCGCTCAGGAGCCAATCCATATGCATGCAGGAAATGGAAAGTGATCTCGGAGAGAAAGGGTGGGAATCAGGTTGAAATTAAGCACCAAGTCGTTACTATTGCTGGGAAAACAAAG ACTGTGAGCACCCTTGTGATTCAATCAGCGAATGTATCTGCTTTGTATAGATGTATGGCTACAAATAGAGCTGGATCAAGTGAGAGAGTTATCTCCTTCCATGTGACCA GGGGTCTTGAAATTAATCTCCAGCCTCGGAGTCAACTCACAGAGAAGGATAACATGTCTTTGCAATGCACAGCAGACAAGTTCACCTTTGAGAAGCTATCATGGTACAAACTCAGTGCTCATGCTTCGCAGACTCCCTTTGGAGGGCTGCCCATGCCTGTTTGCAAGAACCTCAATGCTCTCCAAAAGCTGAATGCAACGGTTTCAAATACCAATAGTGAAAATGTCACCTTAGAGCTCATCCTCCGTAACATCTCCCTCCAAGATGCAGGGGACTATGTTTGCATTGCTCAGGACAAAAAGGCTAAAACACAACACTGCCTGGTGAAGCACCTCACTGTGCAAG AGCCCATGGCACCCACACTTGTAGGAAATCTGGAAAATCAAACAGCAAACATTGGTGAAACCGTTGAAGTGTCATGCACAGCGAATGGCATTCCTCCTCCAAACATCATGTGGTTTAAAGATAATGAAACCCTTGTTGAAGATTCAG GTATTGTTTTGAAAGATGGAAACAAAACACTCACCATACGTCGAGTGAGGAAAGAAGATGGAGGGCTATACACCTGCCTTGCCTGCAACATCCTTGGATGTAGAaaagcagtggcttttttttcAGTGGAAG GTGCTGAAGAGAAAACAAATCTGGAGCTCATTATTCTTGTTGGCACTGCAGTGATTGCCATGTTCTTCTGGTTGCTTCTTGTAATCATCCTCCGGACCGTTAAGCGG GCCAACGGAGGAGACATGAAGACTGGCTACTTGTCGATCATCATGGATCCTGACGAAGTCCCTATAGATGAGCACTGCGAACGGCTCCCATATGATGCCAGCAAGTGGGAGTTCCCCAGAGATCGGCTAAAGTTAG GTAAACCTCTTGGGCGTGGAGCTTTTGGTCAGGTCATAGAAGCAGATGCATTTGGGATCGACAAAACTGCTACCTGCAAAACAGTAGCAGTCAAAATGCTTAAAG AGGGTGCAACCCATAGTGAGCACAGAGCACTTATGTCAGAGCTGAAGATCCTCATTCATATTGGCCATCATCTCAACGTTGTCAATTTACTTGGAGCCTGCACAAAGCCAGGAG GCCCACTCATGGTGATTGTGGAATATTGCAAGTTCGGAAATCTGTCGGCTTACCTACGGGGCAAGAGGAGTGAATTTGTCCCGTATAAG ACCAAAACTGCCAGGTTTCGGCAAGGGAAGGAGAACTATGTTGGTGATGTCTCTGCGGACCTGAAGCGACGGTTGGACAGCATCACGAGCAGCCAGAGCTCAGCAAGCTCTGGCTTTGTGGAGGAGAGGTCCCTGAGTGATGTGGAAGAGGAGGATG CTGGTTCTGAAGACCTTTGCAAGAACCCTTTGACCATGGAGGACCTCATCTGTTATAGCTTCCAGGTGGCAAGAGGAATGGAGTTCTTGGCTTCACGCAAA TGTATCCACAGGGACCTGGCTGCTCGTAATATCCTCTTGTCAGACAATAACGTCGTCAAAATCTGTGATTTTGGCTTGGCTCGAGACATCTACAAAGACCCAGATTACGTCAGGAAAGGAGAT GCCAGACTACCCCTAAAATGGATGGCACCAGAAACCATTTTTGATAGAGTATATACCATTCAGAGTGATGTATGGTCCTTTGGAGTTCTCCTGtgggaaatattttcattag GCGCATCACCATACCCTGGAGTGAAAATTGATGAGGAATTTTGCAGAAGACTGAAAGAAGGAACGAGAATGAGAGCACCAGACTATACAACACCAGAAAT GTACCAAACAATGCTGGATTGCTGGCATGGAGACCCTAAACAGAGACCGACTTTTTCAGAGCTGGTGGATCACCTGGGGAATTTACTGCAAGCCAACGTCTGTCAG GATGGTAAAGACTACGTTGTCCTTCCTTTGTCAGTATCGCTGAATATGGAAGAGGATTCGGGTCTCTCTCTCCCAACTTCACCTGCTTCCTGTAGGGAGGAAGAGGAAGTCTGTGATCCTAAATTCCATTATGACAACACAGCAGGAATTAG